The following coding sequences are from one Nymphalis io chromosome 5, ilAglIoxx1.1, whole genome shotgun sequence window:
- the LOC126768742 gene encoding uncharacterized protein LOC126768742 isoform X1, with amino-acid sequence MLLKIQLCLVFSFSSYFVKGEDLDIIVKLNTKEIVDKLQSEILIKYWSKLVEVFAKKAAQSFINEINIKKHILPVAELINENQINRVNPLYGKNTILSEDKAYQLLKDPAPDGDVPGWHSVELSHEEELPTKNKGIPLYGLTKVNGIYVRRLLGLLI; translated from the exons ATGTTGCTGAAAATTCAATTATGTttagtattttcattttcatcttATTTTGTCAAAGGAGAAGATTTAGATATTATCGTTAAACTAAATACGAAAGAAATCGTAGATAAACTACAGTCtgagattttgattaaatattggtCGAAATTGGTTGAAGTTTTCGCGAAGAAGGCAGCACAATCTTTTATAAATgagattaatattaagaaacataTACTACCAGTGGCTGA attaataaatgaaaaccaaATTAACCGAGTTAATCCACTTTATGGTAAAAATACTATACTAAGCGAAGACAAAGCATATCAACTTTTGAAGGATCCTGCACCAGATGGTGACGTTCCGGGCTGGCATTCCGTCGAACTAAGTCATGAAGAAGAATTACCAACGAAAAACAAAGGAATCCCCCTATATGGATTGACTAAGGTTAACGGGATATACGTAAGAAGACTATTAGGTCTTCTAATTTAG
- the LOC126768742 gene encoding uncharacterized protein LOC126768742 isoform X2: MLLKIQLCLVFSFSSYFVKGEDLDIIVKLNTKEIVDKLQSEILIKYWSKLVEVFAKKAAQSFINEINIKKHILPVAELINENQINRVNPLYGKNTILSEDKAYQLLKDPAPDGDVPGWHSVELSHEEELPTKNKGIPLYGLTKCV; the protein is encoded by the exons ATGTTGCTGAAAATTCAATTATGTttagtattttcattttcatcttATTTTGTCAAAGGAGAAGATTTAGATATTATCGTTAAACTAAATACGAAAGAAATCGTAGATAAACTACAGTCtgagattttgattaaatattggtCGAAATTGGTTGAAGTTTTCGCGAAGAAGGCAGCACAATCTTTTATAAATgagattaatattaagaaacataTACTACCAGTGGCTGA attaataaatgaaaaccaaATTAACCGAGTTAATCCACTTTATGGTAAAAATACTATACTAAGCGAAGACAAAGCATATCAACTTTTGAAGGATCCTGCACCAGATGGTGACGTTCCGGGCTGGCATTCCGTCGAACTAAGTCATGAAGAAGAATTACCAACGAAAAACAAAGGAATCCCCCTATATGGATTGACTAAG TGCGTCTGA